One genomic window of Ziziphus jujuba cultivar Dongzao chromosome 4, ASM3175591v1 includes the following:
- the LOC107416706 gene encoding 36.4 kDa proline-rich protein, producing MAKYTLAKLLILLLNLGTLLSSLANYCPPPEYPPKFPPKHPPVVKPPHHPKPPKHPPHVKPPVVKPPHIPKPPVVKPPYIPKPPIVHPPHKPKPPVVKPPYIPKPPIVHPPYIPKPPVVKPPHIPKPPIVHPPYVPVPPVVKPPPYVPKPPVVKPPHIPKPPIVHPPYVPVPPVVKPPPYVPKPPVVIPPPKPPVVSPPYVPKPPVVIPPPKPPVVSPPYVPKPPVVIPPPKPPVVSPPYVPTPPVVIPPPKPPVVSPPYVPTPPVVIPPPKPPVVSPPYVPTPPVVKPPPTPYVPVPSPPVTKPPPPPPTGTPCPPPPPKGQETCPIDTLKLGACVDVLGGLIHVGIGGSPKDTCCPVLQGLVDLDAAICLCTTIRAKLLNIEIILPIALNVLVNDCGKHPPEGFKCPAN from the coding sequence ATGGCGAAATATACTCTAGCTAAGCTCTTAATCCTCCTCCTGAATTTGGGCACTTTGCTTTCTTCTTTAGCAAATTACTGTCCACCTCCAGAATATCCTCCAAAATTCCCACCAAAACACCCTCCAGTGGTAAAACCACCACACCATCCAAAACCTCCAAAACACCCTCCCCATGTTAAGCCTCCGGTGGTCAAACCACCTCACATCCCGAAACCGCCCGTCGTAAAACCGCCTTACATTCCCAAACCTCCCATTGTCCATCCACCTCACAAACCCAAACCACCCGTCGTCAAACCGCCTTATATTCCAAAACCACCCATTGTCCATCCTCCTTACATTCCTAAACCACCAGTCGTCAAACCTCCTCATATCCCAAAACCTCCCATTGTTCATCCTCCATATGTTCCAGTACCTCCCGTCGTTAAACCACCTCCTTATGTACCTAAACCACCAGTCGTCAAACCTCCTCATATCCCAAAACCTCCCATTGTTCATCCTCCATATGTTCCAGTGCCTCCCGTCGTTAAACCACCTCCTTATGTGCCTAAACCACCCGTCGTTATCCCACCGCCAAAACCACCAGTCGTTTCTCCTCCCTACGTACCTAAACCGCCCGTCGTTATCCCACCACCAAAACCACCGGTCGTTTCTCCTCCCTACGTACCTAAACCGCCCGTCGTTATCCCACCACCGAAACCACCGGTCGTTTCTCCTCCCTACGTGCCAACACCACCTGTTGTTATCCCACCACCGAAACCACCGGTCGTTTCTCCTCCTTACGTGCCAACACCACCTGTTGTTATCCCACCGCCGAAACCACCTGTTGTATCTCCTCCTTACGTGCCAACACCACCCGTCGTCAAACCTCCACCGACGCCTTATGTACCCGTACCGAGCCCGCCGGTCACTAAGCCGCCGCCGCCGCCACCGACTGGAACACCATGTCCTCCACCACCGCCGAAAGGACAAGAGACATGCCCCATTGATACACTGAAGCTGGGTGCTTGCGTCGACGTGTTGGGTGGTTTGATTCACGTCGGCATCGGCGGCAGTCCCAAAGATACTTGCTGTCCGGTATTGCAAGGATTGGTGGATTTGGATGCTGCTATTTGCCTTTGCACCACCATTAGAGCTAAGCTTCTGAACATCGAAATCATCTTGCCTATTGCTCTTAATGTCCTCGTTAATGACTGCGGCAAGCATCCTCCTGAAGGTTTCAAATGCCCCGccaactaa
- the LOC107416701 gene encoding pollen-specific leucine-rich repeat extensin-like protein 1 produces MESSIKHTRLSILIAYISISATILFIQTDARSYPILPQPKSTTSESVKKLKALNHLGIDHKPSDSFNLEPSDVSSPFSLPPFDSLSPLSLPGNVPLPPFCVNPPFTPQTPPKTPHSEPPPPPPPPPPPPSSTSSIGPKSPPHSPPPSTPGYVSSPAPSPTLSPHPPKPSQSPPKHGPSPPVVYPPPSGPSPPSHKKPQFAIWCVAKPTVPDPIIQEAMDYACGSGADCKSIQPNGSCFQPDTLVAHASYAFNSYWQNTKAGGGTCDFGGTAMLVTVDPSSGKCHFIYD; encoded by the exons ATGGAGTCAAGTATAAAGCACACGAGATTGAGCATTTTAATTGCTTATATCTCCATTTCAGCTACCATCCTATTCATTCAAACTG ATGCAAGAAGCTACCCAATACTACCACAACCCAAAAGCACAACCAGTGAATCAGTGAAGAAGTTAAAAGCACTAAATCACCTTGGCATTGATCACAAACCGTCGGATTCCTTCAATCTTGAACCGTCTGATGTGAGCTCCCCTTTCTCTCTACCACCGTTTGATTCACTATCCCCATTATCATTACCCGGAAATGTTCCACTTCCTCCATTCTGTGTCAATCCCCCATTTACCCCACAAACACCACCCAAAACCCCACATTCagaaccaccaccaccaccaccaccaccaccaccaccaccttctTCTACAAGTTCCATTGGGCCCAAATCCCCTCCGCATAGCCCACCACCAAGCACACCTGGCTATGTATCAAGCCCAGCTCCTAGCCCAACTCTGAGCCCACACCCACCAAAACCTTCACAAAGCCCACCCAAGCATGGACCCAGCCCACCAGTGGTTTACCCACCACCTTCTGGGCCATCACCACCTTCACATAAGAAACCTCAGTTTGCCATTTGGTGTGTTGCTAAGCCAACTGTACCCGACCCAATAATCCAAGAAGCCATGGACTATGCCTGCGGGTCGGGTGCGGATTGCAAATCGATTCAACCAAATGGGTCATGCTTCCAACCCGATACTTTGGTGGCCCACGCTTCATATGCTTTCAATAGCTATTGGCAGAACACCAAGGCTGGTGGAGGAACTTGTGATTTTGGAGGAACTGCCATGCTTGTCACAGTTGATCCAA GTTCTGGTAAATGCCATTTCATCTACGACTGA
- the LOC107416686 gene encoding uncharacterized protein LOC107416686 isoform X1 yields MNPTPGSSIFTDQGVFVHHIAWTPTSNDSWKLNFAGCTAGAGCLMRDQNAIFRAACAAPLKDCESITVAELTALHHGLEIAVTQGVDYLEVEGDHPIVFQLLQGQILPLSSSTETLLEECIQYFRRFRSLNIRQVKHSVNAVANKIATLSIGRVEPCYWFDKPPSEITELLLGDVVGRWVPISDL; encoded by the coding sequence ATGAATCCCACCCCAGGGTCTTCCATTTTCACTGATCAAGGTGTATTCGTTCACCATATCGCATGGACTCCAACCTCTAATGATTCATGGAAACTCAACTTTGCCGGTTGCACTGCAGGAGCTGGTTGCCTGATGCGTGATCAAAATGCTATATTCAGGGCAGCCTGCGCAGCACCTTTGAAGGACTGTGAAAGCATCACAGTGGCAGAACTGACAGCTTTGCACCATGGACTTGAGATTGCTGTAACACAAGGAGTAGATTACCTCGAAGTAGAGGGAGATCATCCAATTGTGTTTCAATTGCTCCAAGGTCAGATCTTGCCTTTGTCATCATCCACTGAGACACTTCTTGAAGAATGTATTCAGTACTTCAGAAGGTTTCGAAGTTTGAACATTCGCCAAGTAAAACACAGCGTGAACGCAGTAGCAAACAAGATTGCAACCTTGAGCATTGGCCGCGTGGAGCCCTGTTATTGGTTTGACAAACCTCCTTCTGAAATAACAGAACTTCTTTTGGGTGATGTAGTTGGCCGTTGGGTGCCTATATCTGATCTGTGA
- the LOC107416686 gene encoding uncharacterized protein LOC107416686 isoform X3 has protein sequence MRDQNAIFRAACAAPLKDCESITVAELTALHHGLEIAVTQGVDYLEVEGDHPIVFQLLQGQILPLSSSTETLLEECIQYFRRFRSLNIRQVKHSVNAVANKIATLSIGRVEPCYWFDKPPSEITELLLGDVVGRWVPISDL, from the coding sequence ATGCGTGATCAAAATGCTATATTCAGGGCAGCCTGCGCAGCACCTTTGAAGGACTGTGAAAGCATCACAGTGGCAGAACTGACAGCTTTGCACCATGGACTTGAGATTGCTGTAACACAAGGAGTAGATTACCTCGAAGTAGAGGGAGATCATCCAATTGTGTTTCAATTGCTCCAAGGTCAGATCTTGCCTTTGTCATCATCCACTGAGACACTTCTTGAAGAATGTATTCAGTACTTCAGAAGGTTTCGAAGTTTGAACATTCGCCAAGTAAAACACAGCGTGAACGCAGTAGCAAACAAGATTGCAACCTTGAGCATTGGCCGCGTGGAGCCCTGTTATTGGTTTGACAAACCTCCTTCTGAAATAACAGAACTTCTTTTGGGTGATGTAGTTGGCCGTTGGGTGCCTATATCTGATCTGTGA
- the LOC107416686 gene encoding uncharacterized protein LOC107416686 isoform X2, which translates to MNPTPGSSIFTDQGAGCLMRDQNAIFRAACAAPLKDCESITVAELTALHHGLEIAVTQGVDYLEVEGDHPIVFQLLQGQILPLSSSTETLLEECIQYFRRFRSLNIRQVKHSVNAVANKIATLSIGRVEPCYWFDKPPSEITELLLGDVVGRWVPISDL; encoded by the exons ATGAATCCCACCCCAGGGTCTTCCATTTTCACTGATCAAG GAGCTGGTTGCCTGATGCGTGATCAAAATGCTATATTCAGGGCAGCCTGCGCAGCACCTTTGAAGGACTGTGAAAGCATCACAGTGGCAGAACTGACAGCTTTGCACCATGGACTTGAGATTGCTGTAACACAAGGAGTAGATTACCTCGAAGTAGAGGGAGATCATCCAATTGTGTTTCAATTGCTCCAAGGTCAGATCTTGCCTTTGTCATCATCCACTGAGACACTTCTTGAAGAATGTATTCAGTACTTCAGAAGGTTTCGAAGTTTGAACATTCGCCAAGTAAAACACAGCGTGAACGCAGTAGCAAACAAGATTGCAACCTTGAGCATTGGCCGCGTGGAGCCCTGTTATTGGTTTGACAAACCTCCTTCTGAAATAACAGAACTTCTTTTGGGTGATGTAGTTGGCCGTTGGGTGCCTATATCTGATCTGTGA